TTTTATTGGCTAAATGGTAACGGTCTTCATTGACTGAGCTATTGCCagggaaggagaaaatatttcttcttcctgttaATAATGAATTACTGTCACTTCCTGCCAGATACACAAAGCATATCTTCAGGTCAGGATCTGTATTGACATCAAGCATGAGAGCTGCCCCTTTGGCTTTCCAACAGCATTTCTGTGAGGTTTCCCATGATTAATTTGCACATAGCAAAGTTTAAGAGTTCTCTAACTTTTTTAGTCTTGGAAGCAGCTTACTGCAAGGAACCACCCTTCCCCGTACAACATAGATGAGCTTTAGTGATGCCCTTTTCCTTACATATGACAAGGCCATACACAGACCATTTaaattccctttttttaaaaatctcataaatGATTAGCTGAGCTATTTTGTTTCCGCTGACCAATTTTTCCTCCCAATAATCCTTTAAAATAAGTACAGagtttgtttcatattttaaaatgtcctgaCATAGGTCAAAGACTATAAAGGTGTTACTTATGGCATTTTTTACTATGTGATATTATTAGAATCTTTAAAAACTAGGCTCACAgacttttaaagtaaatttatttatttatttttaattgaaggatacttgtttcacaatattgtattggtctctgccatacatcaacacgaatcagccagaGGTAAACATATGTCCCcaccctcttaaacctccctggCACCATCTCttcccaccactctaggttgcTCACAGACTtttaacttaatattttaaatgtaagaaatgaatcgccagtccaggttcgatgcaggatacagtatgctcggggctggtgcactgggatgacccagagggatggtacagggagggaggtgggagggtggttcaggattgggaatatgtgtacacctgtggtggattcatgttgatgtatggcaaaaccaacacaatatagtaaagtaaaaaaattaattaattaatttaaaaaatgattttaaatgaaaatgtatggTATTATAAGTAACATAACTAAAATCTTAGATGGGCAAATATGAAACAACATAACAGGTTTATTAAAAGTCTAGAACATTTGAAAGTGTATGAATCACTCAAAATCTCCCCACTCCTAACACAATTATTATCACACTTGATATCATCCCCCATCCTTTTGTAGTTTAGTTTATTATAGTTTCAATCATATATAGTTTTAAGCATTCTTCAAAAACTTATAACTATTAATTAGAGTAAATATGTAATTCATATTCCATAATATCGTTTTAAAGCCTGCAATTCATggttttcaatattttcaaaaagctAAGTGAACATTTGAAGTAACCCTTAAATACAGACTCCCTACTGCAACAGCAAATGAAGATAGGAATTGGCAGGTTTTTGTCTGCTTTTGAAGGGACAAAGGATTCTGCTTTCCCAATAAATGAGATATAAACAAAACAGTTTATCACCAAAGACTTGAGTTATAACTCCTTAAATTCCAGTTGGAGGTCCAATTCTTGTGTACTAAAGCAatttggagaaagagaagagataaaattctctcagttcagttcagttcagtcgctcaattgtgtccgaccctttccgaccccatgaatcgcagcacaccaaacctccctgtccatcaccaactcctggagttcactcaaactcacgtccatcgagtcggtgatgccatccagccatctcatctgtcgtcctcttcttctcctgaccccaatccctcccagcatcagagtcttttccaatgagtcaactcttcgcgtgaggtaaATTCCATTAAAAAAGTACAGAGGAAATGTTCGGATCATCACAAACCCAAAAAATCaaccaaacaagaaaaaatatgtattacatGGCTTCTCAGTTTCTCGAATGGAAAAATGTAagaacaattaaaattaaaacttttatctAAGATGATGAAtacaatatacatatacaaaaaagaaaaaacaaacaattttaaaagacagaagacAAAAACCAAGTTTCTAATCCCAGTATTTGGCCAGGGTTGTGTGCATGGTGTTGAAGCATTTATCCTCTCATAACTGGAATTTAGTAATAATCTGAGCATATCTTTATAAAGCCTCacatgttaatattttaattatcatttacTTCTTTATTGGCCTGTAAATGACTGACTGGAGTGGAAAAAGTAGTATTCTTGACATAAAACAATAAGACATCCAGTTGTTTCTTAGAACAGTATATGTATCACTTAActagggtctttcctggtggctcatggtaaagaatctgcctgccgtgcaggagacaggagttcagtccctgggttgggaagatctcctggagatgagcatggcaacccactccagtattcttgcctggagaatcccatggacagatgagcctggaaggctacagtacAGAGGATTGCAGAGacagtcacaactgagcgacttagcatgcacttaaTTAGGCATATTTGCTTGCCTAGCAAACAATTATTATTTTGTCAAGAATTTCTCCAAGGCCCTTACCTCACAGTATCTGTCAATTATAATCTATTTTATCATGAATCTTGCTCCATTTTAATCTCTAGATTATGTCTACATTTAAATCATTATTACTTTTAGATAGAGCTAAATCAGATTTATCTAGGGATTAATTATCTTCTATGAGGATCTTATATCACAATTACTGTGCAATTTGAAGGAAAGTTTTTAAAGTGCAGGTGAAATCATCCCTTTTTCTTGCACTCCAACAATATGACGTATTTTTGTCTGCCTCAAATTTGGACATTGACTTCatctgtattttataatttattttatataaaatttctatttgaatatatccatttttgttgttgaagAAGCATGAACTTTATTATGACTCTGTTGCTGTCTGCCAATCGTGCCCTTGATTCTATTTTTtaggcatttaatttttttcttctttttgaaaatcaCAAAAATTTTCCTGATCGTATTGAACTATAATTGACATATGACATTCTGCAAGCATAAGGCATATAATGTATGTATTTGATACacttatatattgcaaaattattACATAGTAAAGAGTTAGTTAATAccgtcagtcagttcaattcagtcacccagtcgtgtttgactctttgtgaccccatggactgcagcatgccagggctccctgtccatcaccaactcctggagtttactcaactcatgtgtattgagtcagtgatgccatccaaccatctcatcctttgttgtcctattctcctcctgccttcaatctttcccagcatcaggatcttttcaaatgagtcagttctttgcatgaggtagccaaattattagagtttcagtttcagtccttcaaatgaatattcaggactgatttcttttaggatggactgattggatatctttgcagttcaagggactctcaagagtcttctccaacaccataattcaaaagcatcaattctttgactctcagctttctttatagtccaactctccatcaatacatgactaccagataaaccatagctttgactagatgaaactttgttgacaaaataatgtctctgctttttaatatgctgtctaggttggtcataacttttctaaggagcaagcgtcttttaatttcatggctgcattcaccatctgcagtgattttggagccgaaaaaaataaagtctgtcactgtttccactgtttccctacctatttgccatgaagtgatgggaccagatgccatgatcttagttttctgaatgttgagttttaaaccaactttttgactctcttatttcactttcatcaagaggctctttagttcttcttcgctttctgccataagtgttgtgtcatctgcgtatctgaggccattgatatttctcccagagatctttaatctagtttgtgcttcatccagcccagtatttctcatgatatactcttcatataagttaaataaacagggtgacaatatacatccttgatgtacttctttcttgatttggaacctgtctgttgttccatgcccaggcctaactgttacttcttgacctgcatacagatttctcaggaggcaggtcaggcagtctgatattcccatctcttaaagaattttctacagtttgttgtgatctacacagtcacataattatcatttcctttttgtgGTGGAAACCCTTAAAATGTATTCTAAGCAATTTTCAAGTATATAGTGCATtattgttaactacagtcacTGTGTTATACATTAGATACCCAGAATTTACTCATTTCATCACCAGAAGTCTGTATACTCTGACCAAAGTTTTCCTATTTTCTCATCTCCCCAGTCCCTGCCAAgtaccattctactctctgtttttaTCAGTTTAGCATTTTTTATGTAACTCATATTTGATTACGTGAGCAAGTTTTTCCTGCACTTGAATACCTTGTGCACTGCAAAtcttatctgttttgtttttagactATAAACCAAGGGGTTGAGAACAGGAGTCAAGAAGAGGAAGAGGTTGGCCATGGTGACATGAAGAAGAGGAGATGTGAATGTACCAAACCTATGAATTACAGCCAACACAATGAGTGGCACATAAAAGATGCAGACAGTGAAAATGTGGGAAACACAAGTATTAAGTGCCTTGAGCTGACCATCTTTGGAGGCAATACCCAGCACTGTTTTCAAAATTAGGCTGTATGAAATGACAATGAACATAGAGTCAACTCCGAAGGAGCACAGGACAAGGGACAACCCATAAATGATGTTGACTGTGATAGGGCCACAAGCCAGCTTCATAACATCAGGGTGGTAGCAATAACAATGTGATAGAATGACATCCTTGCAGAAGGGCAATCGCTTGAGCAGAATTGGCAAAGGTACCATCAACACCACACCCCTAATCATGGCTGCAAGCCCCATCCCCATGATCCGAGAATGGGTTAAGACTACTGTGTAGTGCAGTGGGTTGCGAATAGCTACAAATCTATCAAAGGCCATGGCCAGCAGGATGGCTGACTCCATGGAGGAGAAGGTGTGGATAAAAAACATCTGCATTAGGCAGGAGTGGAACTCAATCTCTCTGTGATTCAGGAGGAAGACACTGAGTACTGTAGGCAGAGTTGATAAAGACAGACCCACATCTGTGGCTGCCAGCATAGACAGGAAGATGTACTGAGGTTCATGAAGGCTGGAGGTGGTTTTGATAATGAAGAGGATAGTACTGTTTCCTAGGAGGGCAATTAGGTACATGATACACAGTGGGATAGAGATCCATATTTGCACAGCTTCCAGTCTGGGAATGCCTGTTAAAAAGAGAGTGGGTGGCTGGAACCAGCTACTGTTTATAAACTCcataaagatatatttatttgggggggcaggggggcggcGCACAGCCCAGATCAGTTTCTAAATGTTTCTACTGGGAGAAAAACACAGATTTTTAAGATAGAATATAATGCATCTAACTCTTGTGGGGCAGCATTATTAATTCTAGCCATCTTTACATCAAGGAATGGATCCTTAGAATGTTTTCAACTCTATCTGAATGACTACTCAGAGTTAAGACAATGGATAACTGCTATTAAAATGTAAGATCTACTAGAATTATTTTAGTCTAGAAAGCTTCAGTCATTAATTAAGTGGCAATGAAAATTAAgagtattattttctatttctatcccAATGCTTAGAAAAATTTCATTCTTGGATTCTGTTTCTTAATATATCCACTTATGTTGAATATATTTACTTTGGCTAAGATGACTCTGAAAGAAGTTTCTGCACTTTCTCCACATCGATGTCACACCTATTAATATtcaggcatctggg
This portion of the Capra hircus breed San Clemente chromosome 15, ASM170441v1, whole genome shotgun sequence genome encodes:
- the LOC102181385 gene encoding olfactory receptor 51A4-like codes for the protein MEFINSSWFQPPTLFLTGIPRLEAVQIWISIPLCIMYLIALLGNSTILFIIKTTSSLHEPQYIFLSMLAATDVGLSLSTLPTVLSVFLLNHREIEFHSCLMQMFFIHTFSSMESAILLAMAFDRFVAIRNPLHYTVVLTHSRIMGMGLAAMIRGVVLMVPLPILLKRLPFCKDVILSHCYCYHPDVMKLACGPITVNIIYGLSLVLCSFGVDSMFIVISYSLILKTVLGIASKDGQLKALNTCVSHIFTVCIFYVPLIVLAVIHRFGTFTSPLLHVTMANLFLFLTPVLNPLVYSLKTKQIRFAVHKVFKCRKNLLT